The sequence CCAGAAAGGTCCGCATGCTGACCTCCtcagcaaaattcaaacgctaAACTCTGCATTAAGATGAAACAAAGTTTTGCATTACGGAAGGTCCGGTAACATTTTTTTGACAGGATTCCGACGCAAAACTTTgtgatattaattcttaatccTCCGGTACTCGCAATATCCAATAGATACACGTAAGATATTAATACTTCAATTCATTTTTTCCTAATACAGTTATTATTCACATCCTAATTCTTGTCAATTTTTTCTtcactatttttttatacttttatattttttatatttttttatactttagtGTCTGGTCTATTAGTCAAGTactaataaaagtaaaaaatatttcaagaagcagagaaaaataaagggAAAATTAGAATATCTGTGAGATACAGTGCGATCATTTGtgggagaaaaatattgcgactACCGAAGGATTAATATAGAGTAGTATTTTTAATGCAGagttttgcatttgaattttgctaagaGGGGATCGGCATGGACTTTCCCGTCAATCCAATAAtacatttaagaaatttaacGTACATATACTTATCTTTCGGATTTGCCAACGTGTGACACGCAAATGATCAAGGAAAAAGATAGGTTTTTTTTCAACTCGTTGATGTTTTCACATCGAGATACTTCGCCGCATATTCTAGCAAGGAATTGCGCAGTCCGATGAACGATCGACTATCGGATAACCGCTTGTTTGTATGAGCATGCGACGACACAGGTGCCCGAAAGCGCCGACGTGAACGCCTAAGTGAAGCACCGACGAGACCATAGAGAGGCTGacagagaggagaaagagagcgaaagtGGCCAGCGATCGATCATTCATAACGCGCTCTCACGCATCTCACCCGTGCGATTCTACAGCGCGCCAACAGAATTCGCGGGAGCAGAACTGTTTCGCAGGTGTACACCTGGCAAATAAAATGTGGACACAAATTAATGTTACTAAACGAAAATTTCGACAAAACCAAGATCGAAGCAATTTTGCCtttcattgaaaattttcaataattctaCTTTTATTGCGGTTTccgtaaagaaaaagaaaaaatatatctgtcTGGAAATATGACATTTCAGTTACAATTCTAGTTTCAGTTACAAAACAATGTCGCgtgtgaataattaaatataaatgcgcGCAGCGCATTCTGTCTTTGATGAAgcttattatttcataaattatttcataaaatcaattattgtgTCTCTTTTGCAGCTTTAATCTCCAACatctaaatttttttctcattatatttttataatatataaaaaatatattataatatatacgtatataagaaaattttattatacttgacaatattaataagtTGTGTAATGCGCGAATTTTTCGGAAAGCCGGTTTCGGATCGATGCGAGATGTTTGCGTTTTATTAATCAACTGGCCGCTATTTGCCCGGCCGTTATAGGTGATCAAAGGTGAATGAGAGTCTCTGGCTTACCTTGACGCTCCTTACAAATCGATCCAACTGCCAAAGGTAGTGCCTTATATCGTGTGCCCCTGGCGTGTGTGGATATACGCGAATGTAGCGTGCGACACGGATGTCGTTGGCTCGCATTACATTTCATTTCCAGCATTTAGGATCGTTCGCACTCGTCAAGACAAATTGTACAGACAAGGGAAAGGTTCTCGACCACGCGATCATGCTGATCTCTTTCAACGTAAACCCTAAATCTTAAAAAGTCTACGAGTTACAtctaaaaacataaaattgcaaataagcgcacgaagattaaaaaaaaaatgcttttatatatttgtaaagagaaaatttgtCTATTTTAAAGCAATGTATTAAAGATTttacacaaaaatatttaaaatgcgGTGAATATTGTATTCCTGGAGTTTGTCCTTTTGTTGAAATAGCTTTTATCGATGTCAAGGTTTATAGCACTGTAAAACATTGTACGTGGCATTTATGAGAATGTTTACGAGACACGAGACAAATGTAAGAGATATTTTTCGGTTTTCAActaaataaaaacgaaaagaagaatattcGCGAAATCTTTCGTTGCAATTTTGTGTTAACTCTTCATTGACGAATTGCGCATTTCTTTTATTCCGACCGTATTCGAATGAATTCATATCCTTTTAATTCAGGCAACGAAGCGTAATTAACTTTATCTCGACTGGCTTTTGTGGTGCCATTGTGCTTCGTAGAACCGAATAATGATTCGCTGAATGTACAATATTTCCGGGAATAATGCTTACTTTATCTCATGTCAATAAACTTAGAATTATATGAATGAGAGGAAGTACTTTTattgcgttattattattcgttttattttatttattttattcgtattaacttttatgAGATGAATAATCAGAATGGTAACTTTAATGAAACTCTAATGgatttaatgcaattttttgcattaaaaatacaagttttttttcaattttacatatgtttatataaatgtttctggatatttttatcatttttttaacattgtCGCAGGTGGCGTGGGGCACGGCCGTCATGGAATTGCAGAGCTGGTTGCTCTATCATCTAGTGTCCGTCACCGACTGCAATCAAggtagaaaagaagaagaaaagtcgTTCGTCGTGGCACGCACACTCCCATGAACCTACATCATTTGTGTTAACGCATGTGATGTCGATTCGTCATTTAAACCTTGGTTATTTTAGTTACGTTTGCCTGAGTTCGTTGGACTGTTACTCATACACAATTCGCcgcttctttatttaatttcacatCCCGCTATCACGATCCAGAGGAAACGGTGGTCTACCGATGATTTGATGGTAAGTGCGTCGTGCAGAGATACATACACGTTGAGATCATGGCAGCGTCAATCAAGATAAGACACAGAGCCGCTTTCGCGGCTATTCTCTAGGGACTTGAAATTGTAATCGTTTCGTCTCTTTAAGTCGACTTTCTACCTTTGTACTAGATTCGAACGCGTAATTCTTTTGTTCTCTCGGTTAGAACGTACGTTATTAAAACTGTTGAAGTTTCAGGGAAAAGGAAGCGACCTGCTTTTTTATCGCACTATTCATATTTAGCACtgaataaatgttataaaaaataaatgttataaatatattagtagTTAAGTTACGTGTTACTTAATATAGTATTCAGATAAATAtgttagataaatatattagacTGACAAACAAGTTTATGTAAATCTGTTTTAGCAAAAgcaaaactttaatattaattcttaatagtTGACTTTTGGTTAACCCAatagtttaaattaaataaaaatttagaagaaaatttaattttatgttagcTAAAAATTAAGCTAGAAAAGAAATCATATTTTGGGAGAAATGCTAATTTTAGCAGATATTTGTAACGTTAAATGCTAAGTAATTAGGATTAAAGGTTCGAAACGCTGAatgatcttttttttacgtCGAACAAGTAAAACTCGGAATTGTACGGTCGTATTGCTAGATAAGATGtagtgtaaaataaaagaatgtggGGCAATATGTGTAATATCTATATGCTTGGTCGTTCATTGTGCGAAAATATTGCAGTGATGCAGTCGGCAAATACAATTGGAAGCGGCGGCGGAGGCGGAGGAGGATCGTATCCCACTGGTAGCGGAAACGGAAGTCGCACCCGCGATTTAGGACTACGTGCCCAGAAGAAGCTTTTGGGCCGTCTGGTGTCTACTGGCGCTGGTCGATCGCTGTTCATTGACGACGCCACTACATCGCTGCTCGACAATCTTTACAAGCTGATGGAGAGCGTCGCCAAAAGCAATTCGCAATTAGACAAGAAGGAACCTGAGAAAGTCCTCAAGAACATTGTCAAATTATCTATTAAGgtaatttacataaaacgcAAAGtgtaatcttttatttcgtTGATGTACGAGCTTGGAACTGACTAGGAGAAATTTTACATTACTATTTTACataacttaattttttcataatttaattatagaatttaatttatatttttcaatcaaaatattaatattagtaaGTGTTTTAcaacgattaattattatttaaattacaatattaagaAAACAGTGACAAACTATCCctagtaaatatataataataaatatgtgtgtgtgtaaatcttttataaaaatatctttctacGTTACTGATTTTACGTTACTAGGTTGATATTACCTGTCTCAATAAAATcacgaaatataatttacagatTGGTCTCGTGCAACGTAGTCATCAATTCCGTCCGAACGATGCTGAGAAACTGGAAGAAATCCGGGAAGCTCTGGGAGCGGTGGCGATGACCGTCGTGTCGTTTTACGAGGTGGATTACAGTTACGACCAGGAGTATCTGACGGGTTCGCTGGAGCGTTGCCGGTCACTGGTGCAAGAACTAATAAAGCCGCACCTCACGGACAAGTCGTCGCAACGTTGCGATCAGGTGTTTGATTTCCTGGCGTATCCAAAGTTCTTGGACTCGGTGTTCCGATACGATTCCGAGCACAGATCTATCCTCGGCATGCTAGTCAATGACCTCAACAAGGCGTTGGACGCCAGGCGGCTTTGATTCCTCAAGTGTGAGCTTTACACAACGCTGATAACGGCGAATCGCCGATCGGTAACATGATGGTTGAATTGCTGGATGGATGGCTGTCCTTTTAGGCTGAGGATAGTGATCGATGGCGAGAGGCGCGAATGAGAGGAGCGAATTGATCGAACACCGCACGCTTGAACTTTGTTTCACCACGGTAATCAGGCAACAGTGTTCTCGGTGAATACCTTCGGTGTGACGGCAGTCAGCTTAGTTTCTCGTAGCGGTAGATTAAAAAGAGGTGTTTCTTGTTCGCGATCATCCCAAAAAAACTCAGCAACCGAATTCGGGCCATCCCGCGCAGATCACTCGCTCACTCGATTTATGCAATAATTGTCTGATACTCCgcttattttaagaacatCTACGTTACGTAAAAATCGTACggtgtacatatatttatgcGTTTATGCCACACAACACCACATAAGATCGTCAAACTGTAGCAAAAAGGAGTTTTCAGGAATTACACAATGAGCTTATGTGCGGAGTAagatgaatataatattaataataataataataataatattaatattattattaatataatattaataataataattaattctgagGACTCTGCATATCTTTTTCTAATGATACGTATTGGTATTTAACTTTCTTTGATAATAtctttgtttatatttattttattcttatttatttatcacagGCAGAAAGACTATATACGATTTCTATGTGGTCTAATTAAAACGTATTAGAATGTAAGATACTGTCCTTACGCTCCTTCCAAATTGTTGTCAACCTGAAGTTACCTTTGTTTGAGAAGTTTATTCAAATTCGTACCTATCTTTATCGTAACCGGCAAATACTGTACTCGTAACGATACGATGTATACAATGACGTCcgtagcgtcgcgacgattAGAGTAGTTGAAAATAGCTAGATGCTAGAGTATGGAAACACCAGTTTGTGGTTGTAAAGAATTCTCTCTCGCGAAATTAAAACTCGCCTCGCGAGAGCGATCATCCGCGATTATCCGCGAATCGCAATCGGTACAAATCGTAACGTGACGGATCTTGGTGATAAATGACGGGAGAAATTGCGGAAATTGCAAAGGTCCATCAATCGTTCGACCAAGACGATATATCAAAGTGCACGCGTAGAGCAAATTGTCCGTATTTAGAATCTTGTAACGACGGTGAAGGTTACTGTCTCGCATGCAATAATAGTGGATTGCGTGAGCGAGAAGATTTCCTCCTCACGTCGAGCTGGAAGCCGACGGCGGTCACGCGACGGTCACGAGGAGCACTTGTGTGCCACGTAATCTTTTACATTACCACGATTCCACATTTAGATAATATTGCCGGGATGAGAGTAAATTCTTATCTGAAAAGGTAGCTTGATATTCAATTACACGTTACGTGTTCCTTCAAGAGTCACGGTTACATGACATTAAAAAGAAGATGCGTTTTCTAGTGATTTGCTTTACACAGTCTTGTTATTTAACTTGACAAAACGcgaatttttttgttaaaaaaataagaataaaaatgtgaCTACTTTTTTATGCGACTTTTTGTAATAGATACTAGCTAGCACGCGTGAACGGTGAGATTGCGAGGACCCCAAGATGCGCGTTACCGTCAACATAATCCACTATTAATGTTATTGCTTCTACGtgcatattttttacaatactAGAGGAACCAATTCCTACATATCTGATTTAAACGTGACTCGATTCCGATAATTATAAAGAGGAGATATTGTagagatgaaaagaaaaaaaaaaaaagaggaaaactttattgaactttatattttacgccTTTTTTGTACGCGGTATACACTCACTTTACACGTTATTTGTGATGATGTCAATATTAAGAAATGTTGTATGGGTACTATgccattaataaattattaagaaacaTCACCCACGTGTGTCTATTGCAGTTTGCGCCtggggagaaaaagaagagtaaGCACCGTCCAGTCTCAAGAgcttgttatatttatttacatagaTATACGAAGTCGCACATATATAAAGTTACAATGATATTGTTCATTCGCCGTTTTCATCGTCCGATGGAATTACAATGCGTGTGCAAAGATACCGTggtaattatggtaaattatCAAAAGTTACCGTTCAAATCATGCCACTGTGATTAGCTTAC comes from Ooceraea biroi isolate clonal line C1 chromosome 8, Obir_v5.4, whole genome shotgun sequence and encodes:
- the LOC105287829 gene encoding tumor necrosis factor alpha-induced protein 8-like protein isoform X1; protein product: MELQSWLLYHLVSVTDCNQVMQSANTIGSGGGGGGGSYPTGSGNGSRTRDLGLRAQKKLLGRLVSTGAGRSLFIDDATTSLLDNLYKLMESVAKSNSQLDKKEPEKVLKNIVKLSIKIGLVQRSHQFRPNDAEKLEEIREALGAVAMTVVSFYEVDYSYDQEYLTGSLERCRSLVQELIKPHLTDKSSQRCDQVFDFLAYPKFLDSVFRYDSEHRSILGMLVNDLNKALDARRL
- the LOC105287829 gene encoding tumor necrosis factor alpha-induced protein 8-like protein isoform X2 codes for the protein MQSANTIGSGGGGGGGSYPTGSGNGSRTRDLGLRAQKKLLGRLVSTGAGRSLFIDDATTSLLDNLYKLMESVAKSNSQLDKKEPEKVLKNIVKLSIKIGLVQRSHQFRPNDAEKLEEIREALGAVAMTVVSFYEVDYSYDQEYLTGSLERCRSLVQELIKPHLTDKSSQRCDQVFDFLAYPKFLDSVFRYDSEHRSILGMLVNDLNKALDARRL